The genome window TTGTGTTATGCCCTCCTTTTATAGAGCTTCATGCAGTAAGCAAAATAGTTGAAGGAAGCAAGGTTAGTCTTGGTGCACAGAATTGCCATTCTAAAGCTTCCGGAGCATTTACTGGTGAAGTTTCAGTAGAAATGTTGAAATCTGTGGGCACTGGATATGTGATCTTAGGACACAGCGAAAGAAGAGAATATTTTAATGAATCTAATCAGTTCTTGACTGAAAAAGTAAATATATCTCTTCAGAATGGCCTTACTCCAATATTTTGCTGTGGTGAAACGTTAAGCCAAAGAGAAAAAGGTGTCCACCTGGATTTCGTTAAAAGCCAGCTAACAGAAAGTCTTTTCCATCTTCCGGAATCTGAATTTCTAAAAGTGGTTATTGCATACGAACCGATTTGGGCAATAGGCACAGGCGTTACAGCTACTACAGCTCAGGCTCAGGAAATGCATGCAATTATCAGAGATCATATCAAATCAAAATATGGAGCTAAAGTAGCAGATGCCACTACAATTCTATATGGTGGAAGCTGTAAACCTGACAATGCCAAAGAATTGTTCGCATGTCCGGATGTTGACGGTGGATTGATAGGCGGAGCAAGTTTGAAAGCAAGAGATTTCGTTGATATTGTTAAATCATTCTAAAACAATTAATAAAAGGCTGGGTTGGTAGTATTCTCGGATTAAGAAGTCCGAATATTAGTAGTCCAGCCTTTTTAAATAATTTAAATATTTAGTATTTTAAATAGTTTATTTTGGACTTTCTTCAAATAATAATTCCAGCGTCAGAGGAAATAAAGGAGATGCTGATTGCTGAACTCGATTTTTTGGGTTTTGATTCCTTTCAGGAAACCGAAGAAGGAGTCGAAGCATATGTACAAGATGATCTTTTTCAAGAAGAACAATTGAAAGAGGTTTTATGCAGATATCAGGATTCTCCAGCTTATACAGTATCTAAACTTGAAAAAAAGAACTGGAATGAAGAATGGGAGAAAAACTTTGATCCGGTCAGAATTGAAGATCAGGTGCTCATCAGGGCATCATTTCATCACCCTGATAAGAATTTTCCGTATGAAATCCTGATCAATCCCAAAATGGCATTTGGTACAGGTCATCATGAAACTACCTCTTTAATGATCAAAGCTCAATTAGGACTTGATCATCAGGGAAAAACGATACTGGATGCAGGTGCAGGAACTGGAGTATTGGGTATATTTGCCGGAATGCTTGGCGCAAAAGAAATTACAGCAACAGATATTGATGAGTGGGCATTTTCCAATATGATTGAAAATGCAGAAATCAATAATATACCTAATATGAAATGTTTGCAGGGAACTATGGCAGAACTGAATCTTGCCAAAAATAAATATGAAATTATCCTGGCCAATATTAACAAGAACGTTTTGCTGGATGAAATCAAACTGTATGCATTGGCTTTAAATAAATCCGGATATCTGCTATTAAGCGGATTTTATACAGAAGATATTGAAGATATTAAATCAGAAGCATTAAACAGGGGCTTAAAATTCGAAAAGAGTTTTCAGAAAAATAACTGGGCATGCTTAATGTTTCAAAATTCCTGAGAGAAATTACCATGATGAGGCTTAAATTTTACCTTATTTTTTTAATTGTTGCGCTTCCTCTTTTTTGCAGGGCGCAGTATAAACTTGCATCTGATCCTGCACAATTTGTAGTGGACGTGAGTACAATGCTCAATACTACCAACAATCAGAGTGCTGTACTTGTAGCCTCAAATTTTAACTCTTCATGGTCAGGATTTTCGGAAGATCAGAAGAAAAAAATTATAGAAACCTGCCAGAAAATGTTGAAATCCAAAAAATTAAGGACAAATCCTAATTTTTCGGATTTCTTTGCGACTTTGGTCGCATCCAAAAATGCAAATCTCTCTGCTTCCAATCTTGATACACTTTTAGCAATCACTCAGTATGCCGTAGAAAAATATGATGGACAGAAATTAAATACATATTTTTCTACAATAAGATTGGTTGTGGAAAAGGGAATGGTTTATTCTTCCGGATATAACAGACTTTATTTTAAAGGAGGGTCCTATAACTTTAGAATGGTAAAAGCGAAGGAGGAAGCTTCTGTAATAGATCAATTTGACCAGCAACTTGCAAAAGAAGATCAGCAGGACCAGTCCCAAACCCAAACAGCCGACGAGGGCTGGGGCAATGCCAAGGACATGGATAAGAAGAAAAATGAGTTTTTTAGTGATTGGGATAATCCGCAAGCAGAAGAAAATAGTTGGGGAACGATGGAGGAAAACCAGCCCAAGCAGGAAGAACAAAATATCTATAATATTGGCTATGTTCCCGCACCACAACCGCCGATAGATGGAGCTGTCATCGAATTTAAAGATGTTGAATTTACATTTGTGACAGCCTCCGATAGCACGTCGCTTAAAGGTACAAGCGGAAGCCTTATGCTGAAAAATAATCTATTTGTTGGTAAAGGTGGAAAATTTGACTGGACTATGGCTGGTTTTGGACCAGATGAAATAACTGCTGAATTAAAAGATTACAACTTTCCTGTTAAATCTACCAAGTTAGTTTGTGAGAGCGCCGTTCTGACTTATCCTGCCAAAACAGATGCTAAGGTTGAAGGTATTTTTGAGTTCAACAGTAAAAAGCACAAGAACTTTGAAGATTGTCAATATCCAAGATTCAAATCATATGAAAGTAATAT of Sporocytophaga myxococcoides DSM 11118 contains these proteins:
- the tpiA gene encoding triose-phosphate isomerase; amino-acid sequence: MRKKIVAGNWKMNKTLEEGLKLASEVVNMVKDEVKSDAGIVLCPPFIELHAVSKIVEGSKVSLGAQNCHSKASGAFTGEVSVEMLKSVGTGYVILGHSERREYFNESNQFLTEKVNISLQNGLTPIFCCGETLSQREKGVHLDFVKSQLTESLFHLPESEFLKVVIAYEPIWAIGTGVTATTAQAQEMHAIIRDHIKSKYGAKVADATTILYGGSCKPDNAKELFACPDVDGGLIGGASLKARDFVDIVKSF
- the prmA gene encoding 50S ribosomal protein L11 methyltransferase, whose amino-acid sequence is MDFLQIIIPASEEIKEMLIAELDFLGFDSFQETEEGVEAYVQDDLFQEEQLKEVLCRYQDSPAYTVSKLEKKNWNEEWEKNFDPVRIEDQVLIRASFHHPDKNFPYEILINPKMAFGTGHHETTSLMIKAQLGLDHQGKTILDAGAGTGVLGIFAGMLGAKEITATDIDEWAFSNMIENAEINNIPNMKCLQGTMAELNLAKNKYEIILANINKNVLLDEIKLYALALNKSGYLLLSGFYTEDIEDIKSEALNRGLKFEKSFQKNNWACLMFQNS